Proteins from a single region of Alternaria dauci strain A2016 chromosome 4, whole genome shotgun sequence:
- a CDS encoding 40S ribosomal protein eS27, which produces MVLAVDLLNPSPAAEARKHKLKTLVPAPRSFFMDVKCPGCFTITTVFSHANTVVVCQGCSQVLCQPTGGKARLTEGCSFRRK; this is translated from the exons ATG GTTCTCGCAGTTGACCTTCTCAACCCTTCCCCGGCCGC TGAGGCCCGCAAGCACAAGCTCAAGACCCTCGTGCCCGCTCCCCGCTCCTTCTTTATGGACGTCAAGTGCCCCGGGTGCTTCACCATCACCACTGTCTTCTCGCACGCCAACACAGTCGTCGTCTGCCAGGGCTGCTCGCAGGTCCT GTGCCAGCCCACTGGTGGCAAGGCGCGATTGACCGAGGGCTGCTCTTTCCGAAGGAAGTAA